The following nucleotide sequence is from Amia ocellicauda isolate fAmiCal2 chromosome 2, fAmiCal2.hap1, whole genome shotgun sequence.
tcgttacctgtataaaagacacctgtccacagaagcaatcaatcaatcagattccaaactctccaccatggccaagaccaaagagctgtccaaggatgtcagggacaagattgtagacctacacaaggctggaatgggctacaagaccatcgccaagcagcttggtgagaaggtgacaacagttggtgcgattattcgcaaatggaagaaacacaaaataactgtcagtctctcacggtctggggctccatgcaagatctcacctcgtggagtttcaatgatcatgagaacggtgaggaatcagcccagaactacacgggaggatcttgttaatgatctcaaggcagctggaaccatagtcaccaagaaaacaattggtaacacactacgccgtgaaggactgaaatcctgcagtgcccgcaaggtccccctgctcaagaaagcacatgtacaggcccgtctgaagtttgccaataaacatctgaaggattcagaggagaactgagtgaaagtgttgtggtcagatgagaccaaaatcgagctctttggcatcaactcaactcgccacgtttggaggaggaggaatgaccctaagaacaccatccccaccgtcaaacatggaggtggaaacattatgctttgggggtgtttttctgctaaggggacaggacaactgcaccgcatcaaagggacgatggacggggccatgtaccatcaaatcttgggtgagaacctccttccctcagccagggcattgaaaatgggtcgtggatgggtattccagcatgacaatgacctaaaacacacagccaaggcaacaaaggagtggctcaagaagaagcacattaaggtcctggagtggcctagccagtctccagaccttaatcccatagaaaatctgtggagggagctgaaggttcgagttgccaaacgtcagccttgaaaccttaatgacttggagaggatctgcaaagaggagtgggacaaaatccctcctgagatgtgtgcaaacctggtggccaactgcaagaaacgtctgacctctgtgattgccaacaagggttttgccaccaagtactaagtcgaaggggtcaaatacttatttccctcattaacatgcaaatcaatttataacttttttgaaatgcgtttttctggatttttttgttgttattctgtctctcactgttaaaatacacctaccattaaaattatagactgaccatcacatgggcaaacgtacaaaatcagcaggggatcaaatacaggggaaaatgaatgaaaattaaCAGCAAGTGATAAAGGACTAGCTGTTCACTGACTATGTATACTTCCAGTTGAATGTACTGAGAACTAGCTACTCTTTGTAAAGCAGGGTTCACACTGCAAAAATAGGAGCgatacatgttttaaaatatatccgaTTTGTGAACTTCCTTACATCTCGCGGTTGGTTGACTTTGGCTCCTGAAGACAGAAGTTGTCGTATTACAGTAACATGTCCTTCCTGGGCAGCAAGGAAGAGCGGTGTGGCACCGTCCTGGTAAAACAGCACACAAATTCACATTACAAATTTTCATCCCTCtattttcaaaaactgttgatatcaacaattgtattttttatatcagaaattgtattttttatatcaaaaatgcatagcCTACTAGTTAACATCAGGttaaggattaaatgtcacaacggcgtGCCacgaattgctgatatcagcaatatatatatatatatatatatatttgatatctGATTGTATATTTGATATCAGTAATTATGTATTAAATTTCACAACAGCTTGCCACAATTACTAGATTCTGAGCAGGATACTTTTATTTTGACTGAAGGCATTGAGCTCCCTCTAGTGGCTCTTAGTAACAAATGCCAAGTGCctgtgaaaaaatacataacagTAGATAGTGGTGCTTTACTGCAGTATTAGGGCTCAAagaataaatattttgaaagcCACTAATTTTCACACAATACATTACTCTCTCTGTCAATATTATATGCACTTGATAACCAAACAATACATGCatgttgcttttattattttatgttgaaTTGATCATGTCTGTACAGCAAGTCAATTGGTAATGAAACAAAAGCTTGATTATTTTTtagcataatacatttgaaaaacattttgtacagGGAATGTCCTGTTAATACAGTCATGAACACAAGTCAGACTCACGTGCAGCTGGTCATGGACATTAGCACCATATTTCAACAGGGTCTCCACCACTTTAGAGTGACCATATTGACAGGCTGCTGATAAGGCTGTACCACCATCCTATTAATACAAAACAGTGTTAATAATTCTTCAAAATGAGGACACAAGTGTACACCTTCACTTCCAAGTTAAACACCTCAGGCAGAACATACAAAACAGCCTATAGGCAAATTCTGACGGCTTAATCTTGGTGATCTCAGTTCTTCCTCAGTGGCTCACATACCTTTGTCTGAAATTCAGTGGAGGCTCCGAACTCAAACAGCAGCTTCACGATGTCACTGTGCCCCTGCTGCGCAGCGAAGAAAAGGGGAGTGGAGCCTGTctgaaaacattaatatttcacTAAACAACAGTGTTCAGTTTGCGATTGATTTAATGTCTTtcatatagtaataataaatgggGAAAAGAGAGAGGTATTTGCTTTGGACATTCTATTTAGAATGCACACACTCCGACTGAATTTACATGCACTTATTGAAGCATGTGCGAGCAAAAGAGGGAAGTAATTTGTTTGCCTGCCATAGAAAAATAGTCAAACTTTCATTCAGCAATGACTTCTATTAAAAATACCCTTTAAGTAAGCAAACAAACTGCACTATGACTGTCtatcatttattttcaattgatCATTTAAGGATTCAATTTGAAGAAACCATTTTaactcttaaaaacaaaaatacattaaactaagattcagttaaaaaaacagGTAGCATCTATCGGTCATGTGATGGACACATATACTGCTCTGAGCCATTAGACAGCAACTGGTCTCCTGGGCAATACCAAATCCACAGTAAATCTTCTCCACTGAGGCCTCTCATATATAATGCATGATCTTTTTGCTTTCAATGCACCATCAGCATGGTATGAAAAGTGTTGCTACCCGCTTACTGAGGTTTTAAAATTACTTACTTTATAATTCTATCAtaaaattttaaaattgtaaaagtACTTTGAGGACAGTACAGTCAAATAGCAACTTCAATAAAATGGGATACAGGCCAACTGTTTATATAAAGGTTGTGACACATCAAATCTTTGCTCTGTTGAATTGAGCACTGACAGGCCCGAATCTCTATCTTGAAGGACATGAGCAAGGAGAATGAATGATTGGTCATTATATACCTGAGTTTGCTGTGTAGCTGTTGTTCCTGCAACAATATAACACTCATCCTAACCTTAACCAATTATGGTTGCagtaatgaaaacatttttcgCAAGTGGGCAGTTTATTCAACCCCCAAGTGAACCAATGGCTGTTAATACTGAATTCAGTTAATATGAGCTCCTTCGACTTTAATCCAAAGAACCAAATATTTTATGAAAACTGCAATTGACCAATACTAATTTGCTACTGGTATATTAAGTTGTGCTTCAATTTTAAGATACAGTGTAAAGAAATCTTCCCAGCAACAACTCGTTCTGTGCCCACATGTTTAAACACATCTCTGTGATATCCCCTCATGAAATGTATAAAAGTCCCAGAATTTGCTCTTGCCCTTTAATCGTCCTAAATTGAAGGCGGCAGCGATTGCTCAGCAGTTTTTGAACCCGATGACTGAATTAGTAGATGGCTAAAGGGCAACAATAACTTCAAATCAAATTCACAAGTACTAACATTGACACCTTTGAAAAAATAACTGTTGTGGAGTGTATACAGTAATTAAACCGACGTATATGTTTCTTGGCAAAAGACTGGCAGAAGATAAAAGGTGGTGTGGGATGCGTTCATTTCCAGGGTGTAGCCCGAGGATCGTTTCAAAAAGTGGCCTATAAAGCAGTTTCCTTAACTAGAGCATACATGAACAGAGACagcaacagaaataaaaatctaatagtatttatatgattaatgtattatattttcaattaatatgATGAGGACGAGGAAGGTTTGTTTACATCAAGTGCtaaagatatatttttaattcattttagtaataaaCTGGTCTAATCATTTTCAGTTAGTATAGTTCCTTTCCAagtgtatacattatttatcaGAACCAGCTGAACTTCGTAATTGTCCTACTGTTGACACATCAGACGCTGCATAGCAACAGGGTAACATTTACTCTCCATTTACCTGGAACGACCTGCATTTAAAGATGCAAAAGTAGCAAGAGGCATATTTTTTCCTTCACTACAGTGTGAGTATGGAGATGGGAGATCATTGGCAGTTACAATAAGTGCAACAGAAGATTTTGCATTGGGGTAAAACAATGTAAACGCTTTCCAGAGAACACTCTAAGTGCTGCATCTTCCCCCGTACCTCTCTCTGCAGGTTGATGTCTGCGCCTTGCATGATCAGCTCTCTGACACACTCGTAGTGTCCACTGTAGGATGCTACCATCAGAGCCGTGGTTCCAAACTggtcagagaaaaaaaaaaacagagttaGTGGCTGGGAAAACATTTGCATAGAAAACTTTGAAGTGTATGGTGATATTACATCCATATTCTGATTTTGGGACTGGAAACCCATATGCGTTTCTAACATTTCATCCTGTCTTTCTACACTCATCTATGGTTTCTagtcaaaacaaaaaagagagcatattattttcttttccgcagtcaaagtattttgtttaagtATATATGATGCAGATTCAATTAATTTTAAGAACctaaaaatatgcatttaaaatgtagcatGGCTTCTGTTTCTACAGTGTTTTATACTGGGGAATAGCCTGAGACTAATCAAAATTGTGTCCTTATCTGCCTTCGTTGGACCTCAGAAACAGGCATCTAGCATTCTTGCATTTTAAAAGGGTAATTTAAAGTTAATTGCCTGTTGTGCTGCATTTTATTGCAACCCATCTCCATTTCCTaatgtttcttaaaataaaagttttagtTCTTTGTTGTCTTTCCTACCACAAGTAGTTTATGGCAAAGGGGTGCAGTTCAACTGTTTTGGCATGCATGTCCATACACTGTCTTTGCAGTCCACATCTACTCGGCCACTATTTAATAGTAACTGCAGGAGAGCCAAGTTCCCCTTCCTTGCTGCCCAAAATACAGCGTTGGCAAGAGGTGTTTCCTTCTGAAAAAAAAtggtagaaaaaataaatgaatgaaagtACTTTGTTTAAGTAACAGGAATAATTTCACAAttagactattattattattattattattattattattattattattattatttcttggcagacgcccttatccagggtgacttacaaaatataagcgcaaaaCAAGGACtagctgtgggggggggggtagcaAGTTTACAGTCTCCAGAGAATACAAAATAGCTGCAAAATGAACCAACTATACACGATTCAgtttcattttcaaatatatcTGATAATTTAGTTAATAAAACtcaaatcaaatgaaaaaatgtCAACTTTTGTGAGGAACACTAATCTCTAATTGGCAAGTGGGCCAAAATGTTGTTTTGGTCCTGGTCTTGGTATTACAAAGCAGTGTAATATTTCATGCCAACAAGCTGAACAAAACATTGACAGAACACAACTGGTATGGAGTTCAAGGTGTGAATAGTGGATGCTGACATGGGAATAACCCTCgttaaaacaaaacctaaatacAATCTGCTTAATAGTTATTGGAAGGGAAAGTAAGATacactttattattttctcaataTTTTTTGCAGCTTTCATGTGATATGAATGTAATTATCTTGATGCTCGTTTGGAAAAAAATGCAAGCAAACATGTTTTGGATTCTTGTCAAACGAATAGGCATTAGGCCTCCTTGTTTTATCAATGTAAAATGATCTATTGATCAAAATTGATTCTGCTGCATATTTGTAATCTGTACTCTTCTACTAGCTGCACCGATGCACACCTACTGCATTGTTTTAATAAGTGAAGAAttgcaaaaatacataaatgcataagCAATTACGTTAatcaatgatttttttttcaataatttcGCACTagaattatgtttttgtatttgtataataaaaaataacattttatctgTACGCTATACAGGCTTTACCTATCGTCTGCAAAGTAGCATCATTTGACCAGATTGGGCGTCAGTGCGGTACTGACAAAAGCCCTTACTGGAAAAGTTCCACCttatattaaaacatgttttatgaaATATATTTGCCGAGCACTTTAATCGTCTTAAGGGGCTCTGGGCACGGTTCGTGCATTGCTCCGTGCAGATACTGAAGGTCAGTGGGGAGATTTAATTTCCAGCAAGGAGTTTACAACTGCGCAGTGACCCCAGTTAAAAATACGCATTGGCATTACATAAGACATGAAACAAGGCAACACCTTTGGCTGTCACAAAGTTAGCTCCATAGTATATGATTATTCTTTCAAACATTGCCATCGTAGCATACACGTGAATTGCATCAGCATCAATTACAGAGAAAAAACGAGAAACCCGCAGTTTACCTTGAAAGACATGCTGCAAGACTCATGAGAGACGCATCTCAGTGTCCTGTCTCGATGGCCACGGTACTCCCTGCCCTGCAGCCCCGCTCACACGCCGTGTTTTCGGATCTTGCTGGAGTGCTGTCAGTGTCGTGGGATCCGGAGCcatgcaggcaggcaggcactgcagtgctccacacacacacacac
It contains:
- the ankrd29 gene encoding ankyrin repeat domain-containing protein 29 isoform X2 translates to MSFKKETPLANAVFWAARKGNLALLQLLLNSGRVDVDCKDSFGTTALMVASYSGHYECVRELIMQGADINLQRETGSTPLFFAAQQGHSDIVKLLFEFGASTEFQTKDGGTALSAACQYGHSKVVETLLKYGANVHDQLHDGATPLFLAAQEGHVTVIRQLLSSGAKVNQPRDDGTAPLWMAAQMGHSEVVKVLLLRGADRDADRKNGSTALHAAVLGGNVRSVVLLLGANADPTLRNTNNELPADLTKNERILRVLRTKLSNRTS
- the ankrd29 gene encoding ankyrin repeat domain-containing protein 29 isoform X1; protein product: MSFKKETPLANAVFWAARKGNLALLQLLLNSGRVDVDCKDSFGTTALMVASYSGHYECVRELIMQGADINLQRETGSTPLFFAAQQGHSDIVKLLFEFGASTEFQTKDGGTALSAACQYGHSKVVETLLKYGANVHDQLHDGATPLFLAAQEGHVTVIRQLLSSGAKVNQPRDDGTAPLWMAAQMGHSEVVKVLLLRGADRDADRKDGSTALFKASHKGHNDVIEELLKFSPSLSLLKNGSTALHAAVLGGNVRSVVLLLGANADPTLRNTNNELPADLTKNERILRVLRTKLSNRTS
- the ankrd29 gene encoding ankyrin repeat domain-containing protein 29 isoform X3 → MVASYSGHYECVRELIMQGADINLQRETGSTPLFFAAQQGHSDIVKLLFEFGASTEFQTKDGGTALSAACQYGHSKVVETLLKYGANVHDQLHDGATPLFLAAQEGHVTVIRQLLSSGAKVNQPRDDGTAPLWMAAQMGHSEVVKVLLLRGADRDADRKDGSTALFKASHKGHNDVIEELLKFSPSLSLLKNGSTALHAAVLGGNVRSVVLLLGANADPTLRNTNNELPADLTKNERILRVLRTKLSNRTS